One region of Alosa sapidissima isolate fAloSap1 chromosome 1, fAloSap1.pri, whole genome shotgun sequence genomic DNA includes:
- the sult4a1 gene encoding sulfotransferase 4A1 isoform X2 — translation MAESEVDTPSTPIEYESKYFEHHGVRLPPFCRGKMEEIANFSLRSSDIWIVTYPKSGTSLLQEVVYLVSQGADPDEIGLMNIDEQLPVLEYPQPGLDIIQELTSPRLIKSHLPYRFLPTAMHNGEGKVIYMARNPKDLAVSYYQFHRSLRTMSYRGTFAEFCRRFMNDKLGYGSWFEHVQEFWEHRMDSNVLFLKYEDMYKDLGALVEQLARFLGVSCDKAQLEGLVESCSQLIEQCSNSEALSMCRDGAASLRP, via the exons ATGGCAGAGAGTGAAGTGGACACGCCTAGCACACCCATAGAGTACGAGAGCAAGTACTTCGAGCATCATGGAGTTCGCCTACCTCCCTTCTGCAGAGGGAAAATGGAGGAGATCGCCAACTTCTCTCTCAGAAGTAGCGACATATGGATCGTCACTTATCCAAAGTCAG gTACCAGTCTGCTGCAGGAGGTGGTGTATCTGGTGAGCCAGGGGGCGGATCCAGATGAAATCGGCCTCATGAACATCGACGAGCAGCTTCCCGTCCTGGAGTACCCTCAACCGGGTTTAGACatcatacag gagCTGACGTCCCCCAGGCTGATTAAGAGCCACCTCCCTTACCGGTTCCTGCCTACAGCCATGCACAACGGGGAAGGCAAG gtgatCTACATGGCCCGTAACCCAAAGGATCTAGCCGTGTCCTATTACCAGTTCCATCGCTCCCTGCGCACCATGAGCTACCGTGGAACCTTCGCCGAGTTCTGCCGTCGCTTCATGAATGACAaac TGGGATACGGCTCCTGGTTTGAGCACGTGCAGGAGTTCTGGGAGCACCGCATGGACTCCAACGTTCTCTTCCTCAAATACGAGGACATGTATAAG GACCTGGGTGCACTGGTGGAGCAGCTGGCACGCTTCCTGGGTGTGTCATGTGACAAGGCCCAGCTGGAGGGgttggtggagagctgcagccAACTCATCGAGCAGTGTTCCAACTCTGAAGCCCTGTCTatgtgcagag ATGGGGCAGCCTCCCTAAGGCCATAG